The Helicobacter fennelliae nucleotide sequence AAAAATGTCAGAAATCTCACAATGCCTAAGCAAAAAAGCCCAAAAAACTTGGAAAAATCTTTATAAAGAAATGAATAACAATATCAAAAAAGGCGATATTCTTTTCAAAGAAGCCCTTAGCACGATTAATCCTAAGCACACAGATGAACTCATAGAAATGTTTGAAACCCCTATGGGACAAAAACTAAGCCAAGCTTTAAAAGAAAAAGAGAGATATTTTATCTGCCCAGAGCTTGCGCATTATGATCCAGAGTTTTGGGGTGATTCTTTTACGCAAGAAGATTATCAAAAACTTCGAGAATTTCTTGATGGCACATCAGAATCTCTAAAAGACAATCTCACAGAATTTAACAAAACACTCCGACTCAGACTCTCACAAAACAACTCTCTTGAAAACAAAGAAATGCAAGAACTTCAAGATGAGATCACACAATGCCAACAAACACAAAAGCTAAAGGAGGAGAAATGATTTTATTTTGCGGACCTTGCGTGATTGAGAGCAAAGAGCAACTCCGAAAAATCGCGCATGATTTGGCGGTATTTCACGAGGATAAAAGGATTGATTTTTATTTCAAAGCAAGCTTTGATAAGGCGAATCGCACAAGCCTTGAGAGCTATCGAGGACCCGGGCTTGATGAGGGATTGCGCGCGCTTGATGAGATCAAAAAAGAATTTGGCTACAAAATCATCACAGACATTCACGAATCCACCCAAGCGCAAGCAATCGCCCAAGTGGCTGATGTGATTCAGATTCCGGCTTTTTTGTGTCGCCAGACGGATTTAATCGTCTCTGTGGCAAAGACAAATAAAGCCATAAATATCAAAAAAGGGCAGTTTATGAACCCAAAAGATATGCGATATAGCGTGCTAAAAGCGATAAAAACGCGTAGCAATGCTAGTGATAATATCGATACTAGCGATAATGAAGCAATCTTTGCAGAATCCAAAAAACATCAAATCTGCCTCACAGAGCGCGGGGCTAGCTTTGGCTATGGGAATCTTGTCGTTGATATGCGATCGCTTGTGATTATGAGGGAATTTGCGCCGGTGATTTTTGATGTAACACATAGCGTGCAAATGCCCGGCGGTGCGGGTGGAAAAAGTGGCGGAGAGAGCTATTTTGCGCCATATTTAGCCAAAGCTGCGGCGGCTGTGGGGGTTGATGGGTTTTTTATCGAGACGCATTATGATCCTACAAATGCGCTTAGTGATGGGTCAAATATGATTCCGCTTGATAAGCTACAACCGCTCATAAAGCAGCTTTTTGCGATCCAAGATGCCTTGCATTTAGATTCTACCAGTGCAAAAACACATTCTCTAAATATGCATTCTCCAAAAATGCATTCCACACTATAAATTTTTAAACATAAATTCTTATAAAGGAGCAAAAATGAATACATTTGAAGGCAAAATCCTACTTCAAGGATCAGAAAAAATCGCAATCGTTTGCGCGAGGTTTAATCACATCATCAGCGATAGGCTAATCGAAGGCGCGAAAGATAGCTTTTTGAGACACGGAGGCAATGAAAAAAATCTCGATCTCATTTTAGTGCCGGGCGCGTATGAGATTCCATTTGTGCTTGATAGAATCCTAGCCACCAAAAAATACAGCGGAATCTGCACTCTAGGCGTCATCATTAGAGGCGGGACACCGCATTTTGATTATGTGAGTGCTGAAGCGACAAAAGGCATTGCCAATGCCACGCTCAAATACACCACACCTGTGAGCTTTGGCGTGCTTACGACTGATAATGTCGAGCAAGCGATCGAGCGCGCAGGCTCAAAAGCGGGCAACAAAGGATTTGAAGCGATGAATGCACTCATAGAACTCATAAGCCTCTATCAAGCACTCAAAATCTAATGGCGACAAGAACACAAGCCAGAGAGGCTGTCATTGGGCTTTTGTATGGGTATGAGATAGGCAATGACGACATAAAAAAAAGCGCGATCACTATCCTTGAAGAAAAAAAAATCCGCAACAAACAACAAGAATTCGCGCTTTGTCTATTTAATGGCATCACGCAATGCCTTCCGCAAATTGATGAACTCATCAAATCTCATCTCAAAGAATGGGATTTTTCGCGATTGGGCAGAATCGAAAAAAGTATCCTACGACTTGGCGTCTATGAGCTTATCTATACCCAAACTGACACACCTATCATCATCAATGAAGCCATTGAGCTTGCCAAAATCTATGGCGAAGAAAACGCCCCAAAGCTCATCAATGGCGTTTTGGATTCTATTAAAAGTTACAAAAAGGAGCAATAATGTATCATATCTGTTTGAACGCAAATGAAGGGTATATCAAATTTGCAGCAGTGCTTATCACAAGCATAATTACAAATACACATAAAAAAGAGCCAACAAAGCCTCAAAAATCTCGGTTGGGGGGGGGGCAAATACTGCTTTCACATCTTAACTGATAATATCTCAAAGCCTACCAAAGACAAACTCCAAATCCTCCAAAATGAACTCTCGCTTATTTTTCCTTGTGAGATACGCATTCATTATGTAGATATTTCTATTTTTGATTCTGAAGGTATGCCGCAATGGGCAAGACAAGGAACAAATAAGCTTGCATATTGCAGAATCTTACTCGCTCAATTTTTGCCTCAAGATCTTGATATATGCCTATATCTTGATGTCGATATGCTCACACTTTCAGATATAAGCGAACTCTTTGAGATGGATTTAGGTAGCACTTTTGCTGGAGTTGTGCTTGATCCGACTATTGCAACAGAGCCATTTAAGGCTATCCGCCCACACACAAAAGACTTCAAATACCCCAATCCATACGCGTATTTTAATTCAGGCTGTATGCTTATCAATCTCAAAGAATGGAGAAAGCAAAACATACAACAGCAATGCATGGATTTTTTAAATACCTATGCAACACGATTTCGCGATCAAGATATTTTAAATGCGATTATCGGCGACAACA carries:
- the kdsA gene encoding 3-deoxy-8-phosphooctulonate synthase, yielding MPTNTKAKGGEMILFCGPCVIESKEQLRKIAHDLAVFHEDKRIDFYFKASFDKANRTSLESYRGPGLDEGLRALDEIKKEFGYKIITDIHESTQAQAIAQVADVIQIPAFLCRQTDLIVSVAKTNKAINIKKGQFMNPKDMRYSVLKAIKTRSNASDNIDTSDNEAIFAESKKHQICLTERGASFGYGNLVVDMRSLVIMREFAPVIFDVTHSVQMPGGAGGKSGGESYFAPYLAKAAAAVGVDGFFIETHYDPTNALSDGSNMIPLDKLQPLIKQLFAIQDALHLDSTSAKTHSLNMHSPKMHSTL
- the ribH gene encoding 6,7-dimethyl-8-ribityllumazine synthase, whose protein sequence is MNTFEGKILLQGSEKIAIVCARFNHIISDRLIEGAKDSFLRHGGNEKNLDLILVPGAYEIPFVLDRILATKKYSGICTLGVIIRGGTPHFDYVSAEATKGIANATLKYTTPVSFGVLTTDNVEQAIERAGSKAGNKGFEAMNALIELISLYQALKI
- the nusB gene encoding transcription antitermination factor NusB; its protein translation is MATRTQAREAVIGLLYGYEIGNDDIKKSAITILEEKKIRNKQQEFALCLFNGITQCLPQIDELIKSHLKEWDFSRLGRIEKSILRLGVYELIYTQTDTPIIINEAIELAKIYGEENAPKLINGVLDSIKSYKKEQ
- a CDS encoding glycosyltransferase family 8 protein codes for the protein MLQNELSLIFPCEIRIHYVDISIFDSEGMPQWARQGTNKLAYCRILLAQFLPQDLDICLYLDVDMLTLSDISELFEMDLGSTFAGVVLDPTIATEPFKAIRPHTKDFKYPNPYAYFNSGCMLINLKEWRKQNIQQQCMDFLNTYATRFRDQDILNAIIGDNTTKLEPKWNFIIYFMMIANHNARLKTPAQNICKFSIDTYQASLANIKIIHYCCCPKPWASAYSVLDFDFKPFVESYFREQWWKMADKTPAFAQELQELKSKIADTDFISYAKALSQSLQTLDDRITNIKSALFAPHKFIYQKIKNKFGFK